A window of the Lolium perenne isolate Kyuss_39 chromosome 7, Kyuss_2.0, whole genome shotgun sequence genome harbors these coding sequences:
- the LOC127317048 gene encoding G-type lectin S-receptor-like serine/threonine-protein kinase At4g03230, whose protein sequence is MQPRNRPMIHRRLLGTSTSAPATDRAAQEHGSSSPNAMKIMVSVMVVVIFCTLFYCIYCWRWRKRNAVRRTEAQSLQRMSSSELPLMDLASIHVATSNFSTANKLGEGGFGPVYRGVLAGGAEIAVKRLSERSRQGAAEFRNEVELIAKLQHRNLVRLLGWCAEGDEKLLVYEYLPNRSLDAFLFDSSMSAKLDWNTRHNIILGIARGLLYLHEDSLLKVVHRDLKASNVLLDNKMNPKISDFGLARIFKEECNAVNTGRVVGTYGYMAPEFVMEGVFSVKSDVFGFGVLLLEILSGQRNGIGYLEEHQQSLIQDAWTLWVEDKAGEFMDRAPGLSCSDDEAWRCFQVGLLCVQDDPDDRPTMSSVLHMLVSDNMSLPTPSRPMRNVPMSGPSSARKRSDPSLPLKSINYASITAVQPR, encoded by the exons ATGCAGCCACGCAACCGCCCCATGATCCACCGCCGGCTCTTGGGCACGTCAACCTCGGCACCGGCGACCGACCGAGCAG CTCAGGAGCATGGCTCATCAAGCCCGAACGCGATGAAGATCATGGTATCCGTGATGGTGGTGGTCATCTTCTGCACACTCTTCTACTGCATCTACTGCTGGCGATGGCGGAAGCGCAACG CCGTCAGAAGAACTGAGGCCCAGAGCCTGCAGCGGATGTCGAGCTCGGAACTGCCGCTCATGGACCTCGCCTCCATCCACGTCGCCACCAGCAACTTCTCCACCGCCAACAAGCTCGGCGAGGGTGGCTTCGGCCCTGTCTACAGA GGTGTGCTGGCCGGCGGCGCAGAGATCGCGGTGAAGCGGCTGTCAGAGCGGTCGCGGCAGGGCGCGGCGGAGTTCAGGAACGAGGTGGAGCTGATCGCCAAGCTTCAGCACCGCAACCTGGTGCGGctgctgggctggtgcgccgaggGCGACGAGAAGCTGCTTGTGTACGAGTACCTCCCCAACCGCAGCCTCGACGCCTTCCTTTTCG ACAGCAGCATGAGTGCCAAGCTGGACTGGAATACCCGGCACAACATCATCCTCGGCATTGCCCGTGGGCTGCTCTACCTCCATGAAGACTCGCTGCTCAAGGTCGTTCACAGGGACCTCAAAGCCAGCAACGTGCTCCTCGACAACAAGATGAACCCCAAGATCTCCGACTTCGGCCTGGCTAGGATTTTCAAGGAGGAGTGCAACGCGGTGAACACGGGACGCGTCGTCGGAACCTA TGGATACATGGCCCCGGAGTTCGTGATGGAGGGCGTCTTCTCGGTGAAGTCGGACGTGTTCGGCTTCGGGGTCCTCCTGCTAGAGATCCTGAGTGGGCAGCGGAACGGCATAGGCTACCTCGAGGAACACCAGCAATCCCTCATCCAAGAC GCGTGGACTCTGTGGGTTGAAGATAAGGCAGGTGAGTTCATGGACCGGGCGCCGGGGCTATCATGCTCGGACGACGAGGCATGGCGTTGCTTCCAAGTCGGCCTCCTCTGCGTGCAAGATGACCCCGACGATCGGCCGACCATGTCCAGCGTGCTGCACATGCTCGTCAGTGACAATATGAGCCTGCCTACACCGTCTAGGCCGATGAGGAACGTCCCGATGTCAGGGCCATCATCCGCGCGGAAGAGGAGCGACCCatccttgcccctcaagtcgatcAACTACGCCTCGATCACAGCCGTCCAGCCGCGATGA